Proteins encoded by one window of Burkholderia plantarii:
- a CDS encoding HPr family phosphocarrier protein yields the protein MLQQETTIVNKLGLHARASAKLTQLAGNFQSEVWMTRNGRRINAKSIMGVMMLAAGIGSTVTIETEGADEKEAMDALLKLIADKFGEGQ from the coding sequence ATGCTTCAACAAGAAACGACCATCGTCAATAAATTGGGATTGCATGCCCGCGCCTCGGCCAAGCTGACCCAGCTGGCGGGCAATTTCCAGTCGGAAGTCTGGATGACGCGCAATGGCCGCCGGATCAACGCGAAGAGCATCATGGGCGTGATGATGCTGGCGGCCGGCATCGGCAGCACGGTGACGATCGAGACCGAGGGCGCCGACGAGAAGGAAGCGATGGACGCGCTGCTCAAGCTGATCGCCGACAAGTTCGGCGAAGGCCAGTAA
- a CDS encoding PTS sugar transporter subunit IIA gives MAGILIIAHAPLATALRDCISHIYGGIPARIGCIDVLADSDPSQVMGFAHAEIARLREENGVLVLTDMYGATPANIAGQLAKLDGVRVLAGVNLPMLVRSVCYRTTPIDTLVEKALGGSTKGIHEIAAGTPPPRVGLGCGECAPIPPEPKPQTEPH, from the coding sequence ATGGCTGGCATCCTGATCATCGCTCACGCCCCGCTCGCCACCGCCCTGCGGGACTGCATCTCCCACATCTACGGCGGGATTCCCGCGCGCATCGGCTGCATCGACGTGCTCGCGGACAGCGACCCCTCGCAGGTGATGGGTTTCGCGCACGCGGAAATCGCGCGGCTGCGCGAGGAAAACGGCGTTCTCGTCCTGACGGACATGTATGGCGCGACCCCGGCGAACATCGCCGGCCAGCTCGCCAAGCTCGACGGCGTGCGCGTGCTGGCCGGCGTGAACCTGCCGATGCTGGTGCGCTCGGTCTGCTACCGCACCACGCCGATCGACACGCTGGTGGAGAAGGCGCTGGGCGGCTCGACCAAGGGCATCCACGAGATCGCCGCCGGCACGCCGCCGCCGCGCGTGGGCCTCGGCTGCGGCGAGTGCGCGCCGATCCCGCCGGAGCCGAAGCCGCAGACCGAACCGCATTGA